A window of Mucilaginibacter paludis DSM 18603 contains these coding sequences:
- a CDS encoding phage tail protein, whose translation MTDNFLGEIRLFSCNFAPDGWALCNGAILQIQQNTALYSLLGKSFGGDGIKTFGLPDLRSRTPICTGQSSATTTNYTMGLAGGVETVTLTAPQMPAHNHYFAVYNGQGLVNEPNDILAIPHSSASPSVQINTYNSNATTQTTLNTESIVNVGGSEAHNNVQPFLTLNFCIAIQGIYPPRP comes from the coding sequence ATGACAGATAATTTTTTAGGGGAAATTCGTTTATTCTCCTGCAATTTTGCCCCTGATGGTTGGGCGCTTTGCAATGGTGCAATTCTTCAAATCCAGCAAAATACTGCATTATATTCTTTACTCGGTAAATCTTTTGGGGGTGATGGCATAAAAACATTTGGTTTGCCGGATTTACGTAGCCGGACACCTATTTGTACGGGCCAGAGTAGTGCTACAACTACAAACTATACAATGGGTCTTGCTGGCGGTGTTGAAACTGTTACACTCACCGCTCCTCAAATGCCCGCTCATAATCACTATTTTGCAGTGTATAATGGGCAAGGTTTAGTTAACGAGCCTAATGATATTTTGGCTATTCCACATAGTTCAGCTTCTCCGAGTGTTCAAATCAATACTTATAACAGCAATGCGACAACGCAAACAACTTTAAATACGGAGAGTATAGTAAACGTTGGAGGTAGTGAGGCTCATAACAATGTTCAGCCATTCCTTACATTAAACTTCTGTATTGCTATACAGGGGATTTATCCACCCAGACCATAA
- a CDS encoding phage tail protein has product MDAFIGEIRPFAFNWAPQDWLLCNGQPVNQNQYMPLYSVIGTIYGSVQTGSFNLPNLMGHALIGSGQSTASGIIYQIPTKEGTEGVTLSQLEMPAHTHTFNGAVGGGTLRKDAPVDNTYYLTNYALKPTATTFTPAQGYVANPPSPPNMPLNLNSISVAGGTNGITASHENRQPFLGIAYYICTVGYYPVKP; this is encoded by the coding sequence ATGGATGCTTTTATTGGAGAGATCCGGCCCTTTGCCTTTAATTGGGCCCCCCAAGATTGGTTGCTTTGTAACGGACAGCCTGTAAATCAGAATCAGTACATGCCTTTGTATAGTGTTATTGGCACCATATACGGTAGCGTACAAACTGGAAGTTTTAATTTGCCTAACTTAATGGGGCATGCCCTTATAGGGTCGGGCCAATCAACCGCCAGCGGCATAATTTACCAAATACCTACAAAGGAAGGTACCGAAGGCGTTACCTTATCTCAGTTGGAGATGCCAGCTCACACCCACACTTTTAATGGAGCCGTTGGTGGTGGAACGCTACGTAAAGATGCGCCTGTAGACAATACCTATTATCTTACCAATTATGCCCTTAAACCAACCGCTACAACCTTTACACCTGCGCAAGGATATGTTGCTAACCCTCCAAGTCCACCCAATATGCCTCTCAACCTCAATTCAATAAGCGTGGCAGGCGGAACCAATGGCATCACTGCGTCGCATGAAAATCGGCAGCCATTCCTCGGTATAGCATATTATATCTGTACTGTTGGATACTATCCTGTAAAGCCTTAA
- a CDS encoding transposase, with amino-acid sequence MLLVAKQDHGRKVFYDLDDVPYHHAKRLKPILERNKHRLKLVYLPPYSPDLNPIE; translated from the coding sequence ATGTTACTGGTTGCCAAACAGGATCACGGTCGAAAGGTGTTTTATGATTTGGACGATGTACCTTATCATCACGCCAAAAGACTAAAGCCAATATTGGAAAGAAATAAGCATCGCTTAAAACTCGTCTATCTCCCGCCCTACTCTCCGGACCTCAATCCGATTGAATGA
- a CDS encoding lipoprotein signal peptidase: MKVAYIKPFFIAALIILADQIIKIWVKHHMYIGEEIKFMGNRGMLHYTENNGMAWGLELGGDLGKLALTLFRIVAVCGIGYGVVHLVKHKYHRGLIMNVSLIFAGAMGNIIDSTFYGVIYNYAPIFHGRVIDMFYFPLISGYFPKWLPFWGGEDFIFFRPIFNLADSAISIGVILILLNQKRYFKHETVEESSINSEMVEE; this comes from the coding sequence ATGAAGGTAGCTTATATCAAACCTTTCTTTATTGCAGCCTTAATCATTCTGGCCGACCAGATCATCAAAATCTGGGTGAAGCACCATATGTATATAGGTGAAGAAATTAAGTTTATGGGCAACCGTGGCATGTTGCATTATACCGAAAATAATGGCATGGCCTGGGGGCTTGAACTGGGCGGCGACCTGGGTAAGCTGGCACTAACACTATTCCGCATTGTGGCTGTTTGCGGCATTGGCTATGGTGTGGTTCACCTGGTAAAGCATAAATACCACCGGGGCCTCATCATGAATGTATCGCTTATTTTTGCCGGTGCCATGGGCAACATTATCGATTCTACGTTTTACGGCGTTATTTATAATTACGCCCCTATTTTTCATGGCCGTGTAATTGATATGTTTTATTTCCCGCTCATCTCGGGGTACTTCCCAAAATGGCTGCCATTTTGGGGCGGCGAGGATTTTATATTTTTCAGGCCGATATTCAACCTGGCCGATTCGGCCATATCTATCGGTGTTATCCTGATCCTTCTGAATCAAAAACGCTACTTTAAACACGAAACGGTTGAAGAAAGCAGCATCAATAGTGAGATGGTAGAAGAATAA
- a CDS encoding TraR/DksA family transcriptional regulator has protein sequence MKTENEKTRYSDSELQEFKQLLLDKLKGAKEELNNLASSLSNPNSNGTDDTAGTYKTLEDGSATLEKEQINQLAARQKKFIEQLEAALVRIENKTYGICRETGKLIPKERLRVVPHTTLSMEAKLKQ, from the coding sequence ATGAAGACAGAAAACGAAAAAACCCGATATTCAGATTCGGAGCTGCAAGAGTTTAAACAACTGCTGCTGGATAAATTGAAGGGTGCCAAAGAAGAATTGAATAATTTAGCTTCATCGTTAAGTAACCCCAACTCTAACGGTACTGATGATACCGCCGGTACTTATAAAACCTTAGAAGATGGTTCGGCCACTTTAGAGAAAGAACAGATTAACCAGTTGGCAGCCCGCCAGAAAAAATTTATCGAACAACTGGAAGCCGCTTTGGTACGTATTGAAAACAAAACCTACGGTATTTGCCGCGAAACCGGCAAGTTAATACCTAAAGAACGTTTACGCGTAGTACCGCATACCACGTTAAGCATGGAAGCTAAACTTAAACAGTAA